A stretch of the Streptosporangium sp. NBC_01755 genome encodes the following:
- a CDS encoding methyltransferase domain-containing protein has product MPSTPYPVTGSHDYLASLTEKVGGLDLHYGYWSGPGDSTPVEEATDRLTGVVVGRLDARAGEPVLDVGCGNGRPAVMLAERTGARVTAIDVNEHALERGRAWARERGVEPLVSFERCDALAMPYPDGAFDAVLVFESTPHFAPEPLFAELVRVLRPGGRLVVEAPCLRVPVTDDMRPRLATYFEMFQVVSIEQAGAYVEILRAAGLDVDAVEDLTEHTEPFYGRILERLDAHRAELAAEYGAGTVAWIRDGIADWATIPSGSVLITARRPNRPVSADGVEVP; this is encoded by the coding sequence ATGCCCAGCACGCCGTATCCCGTGACCGGTTCCCACGACTACCTGGCCTCGCTGACGGAGAAGGTCGGCGGGCTCGACCTGCACTACGGCTACTGGTCCGGACCCGGCGACAGCACGCCGGTCGAGGAGGCCACCGACCGGCTGACCGGGGTCGTGGTCGGCCGCCTGGACGCGCGGGCCGGCGAGCCGGTGCTGGACGTGGGGTGCGGGAACGGGCGTCCCGCGGTGATGCTGGCGGAGCGCACCGGGGCGCGGGTGACGGCGATCGACGTCAACGAGCACGCGCTGGAACGAGGGCGGGCGTGGGCGCGCGAGCGGGGTGTGGAGCCGTTGGTGTCCTTCGAGCGGTGCGACGCGCTGGCCATGCCCTACCCCGACGGCGCGTTCGACGCGGTGCTGGTCTTCGAGTCGACGCCGCACTTCGCGCCGGAGCCCCTGTTCGCCGAGCTCGTCCGGGTGCTGCGGCCCGGTGGCCGGTTGGTGGTGGAGGCCCCGTGCCTGCGCGTTCCCGTCACCGACGACATGCGGCCACGGCTGGCGACGTACTTCGAGATGTTCCAGGTCGTCTCGATCGAGCAGGCCGGGGCGTACGTGGAGATCCTGCGCGCCGCCGGTCTGGACGTCGACGCCGTCGAGGATCTCACCGAGCACACCGAGCCGTTCTACGGGCGGATCCTGGAGCGGCTCGACGCCCATCGCGCGGAGCTGGCGGCCGAGTACGGCGCCGGGACCGTGGCCTGGATCCGCGACGGCATCGCCGACTGGGCCACGATCCCCTCGGGCAGCGTTCTGATCACCGCCCGCAGGCCGAACCGTCCCGTCTCAGCGGACGGGGTCGAAGTCCCGTAG
- a CDS encoding NAD(P)/FAD-dependent oxidoreductase, with translation MGIDGGPRTAVVIGAGVVGLSTAWFLQERGVEVTVVDRDDVAAGASWGNAGWLSPGLAIPLNEPGILRYGLRSLLDPSAPLHIPATPDPALLSFLTRFAVNCNWKSWGRAVRANLPFNEECLEAFDVLTANGVEAPTVEAPIMAAFETPRQAVALLHELRRINESGLEIKYSAFEGDDLGRQVPQLSSRTRAGIRLDGQRYVDPGEFTRSLARSVVARGATVRSGFRVIDVYSHSGGIAVRSSDGDSVSADAVVLATGAWLNQLGASWGVRVPVRAGRGYSFTVPTDEPVPGPIYLPAVRVACTPYQGKLRVAGTMEFRDADAPLYQRRVDAIIASARPLLTGVSWEERTDTWVGPRPVTPDGRPLIGATRAPGRYVAGGHGMWGFTHGPVTGRMLAEQITTGKQPAALRDFDPVR, from the coding sequence ATGGGCATCGACGGTGGGCCGCGTACGGCCGTGGTGATCGGCGCCGGCGTGGTGGGGTTGTCCACCGCGTGGTTCCTGCAGGAACGTGGCGTGGAGGTCACGGTCGTCGACCGGGACGACGTGGCCGCGGGCGCGTCGTGGGGCAACGCGGGCTGGCTCTCCCCTGGGCTGGCCATCCCGCTGAACGAGCCCGGGATCCTCCGCTACGGCCTGCGCTCCCTGCTCGACCCGAGCGCCCCGCTGCACATACCGGCCACCCCCGACCCGGCGCTGCTGTCGTTCCTCACCCGGTTCGCCGTGAACTGCAACTGGAAGTCCTGGGGCCGTGCCGTGCGGGCCAACCTCCCGTTCAACGAGGAGTGCCTGGAGGCGTTCGACGTGCTCACCGCGAACGGCGTCGAGGCCCCCACGGTCGAGGCCCCGATCATGGCCGCCTTCGAGACCCCTCGGCAGGCGGTGGCGCTCCTGCACGAGCTCCGGCGCATCAACGAGTCCGGCCTGGAGATCAAGTACAGCGCGTTCGAGGGTGACGATCTCGGCAGGCAGGTGCCGCAGCTCTCCTCGCGCACGCGGGCCGGGATCCGGCTGGACGGGCAGCGCTACGTCGACCCCGGAGAGTTCACCCGGTCACTGGCCCGCTCCGTCGTCGCCCGGGGCGCCACGGTCCGGTCCGGCTTCCGGGTGATCGACGTCTACTCCCACTCCGGCGGGATCGCCGTCCGGTCGAGTGACGGGGACTCCGTCAGCGCCGACGCCGTCGTGCTGGCCACCGGTGCCTGGCTCAACCAGCTCGGCGCCTCCTGGGGCGTCCGGGTGCCGGTACGCGCCGGACGCGGTTACTCGTTCACCGTGCCGACGGACGAGCCGGTGCCCGGGCCGATCTACCTACCCGCCGTGCGGGTGGCCTGCACGCCGTACCAGGGCAAACTGCGCGTCGCCGGCACGATGGAGTTCCGGGACGCCGACGCGCCCCTGTACCAGAGGCGCGTCGACGCGATCATCGCGTCCGCCCGGCCGCTGCTCACCGGCGTCTCCTGGGAGGAGCGCACCGACACCTGGGTCGGCCCGCGCCCCGTCACCCCCGACGGCAGGCCGCTGATCGGCGCCACCCGCGCCCCCGGCAGGTACGTCGCCGGCGGCCACGGGATGTGGGGATTCACCCACGGGCCGGTCACCGGACGCATGCTGGCCGAGCAGATCACCACCGGAAAGCAGCCCGCGGCCCTACGGGACTTCGACCCCGTCCGCTGA
- a CDS encoding PucR family transcriptional regulator, whose protein sequence is MLKLDRLVNVLGGYGARLCCAPASRDVELRSVVVHDPTDTRRTAGDVFLAVGVESASDAVRLARAARAVTVLVHGNPPLDESALEQARDGGIAVLLVEPAVSWSQLLGVVYGLVLEGSQTGRGPNDLLAFADTLATELGYAVTIEDQMSRVLAYSGSQQTADPARLETILGRRVPDAMRRLFEREGVFAHLATSDEPLFVDPSPAHGLRGRMVVAVRAGRELLGSIWVECESPLSDARRIILADGARAVALHLLRSRVSADLERRVESDLVIQLLEGTADAPAVISRLGLPREWFRVIALQAHIAEERHAAILLAFERATTGFGWSRPGRSALFGNTLYTVLPCDNDARPALDWLAAIANVLPRRVTVLAGVGGPAGPAQLAASRQEADESLALRAVRPAGAPAVVYDEAWDEILLQRLRAAAAAGRTPARGPVAELTRHDSEQGTRYIETLRAWLEAQGDLAVAAGRLSVHPNTVRYRLRKMAEITNLQLELPEKRLAMIIALAVGRSQAPPGGSLRDEDRSDGAS, encoded by the coding sequence ATGTTGAAGCTGGACCGGTTGGTGAACGTTCTCGGTGGCTACGGGGCGCGGCTGTGCTGTGCCCCGGCGTCGCGGGATGTCGAACTGCGCAGCGTGGTGGTTCATGATCCGACCGACACCCGCCGCACGGCCGGCGACGTGTTCCTGGCGGTGGGCGTGGAGTCGGCCTCCGACGCCGTGCGCCTGGCACGGGCGGCACGGGCCGTCACGGTGCTGGTGCACGGGAACCCTCCCCTCGACGAGAGCGCGCTGGAACAGGCCCGTGACGGCGGGATCGCCGTGCTGCTCGTCGAACCGGCGGTGTCCTGGAGCCAGCTCCTCGGCGTGGTGTACGGCCTGGTGCTCGAAGGCAGCCAGACCGGGCGGGGGCCGAACGATCTGCTGGCCTTCGCGGACACGCTCGCGACCGAACTCGGCTACGCGGTGACGATCGAGGACCAGATGTCGCGGGTCCTGGCCTACTCCGGCTCGCAGCAGACCGCCGATCCGGCACGGCTGGAGACGATCCTGGGCAGGCGGGTGCCGGATGCCATGCGCCGGCTGTTCGAGCGGGAGGGCGTCTTCGCCCATCTGGCGACCTCCGACGAACCGCTGTTCGTCGACCCCTCACCGGCACACGGCCTCAGAGGCCGCATGGTGGTCGCGGTGCGGGCAGGACGCGAACTACTGGGATCGATCTGGGTCGAATGCGAGAGCCCGCTCTCCGACGCGCGCCGGATCATCCTGGCTGACGGGGCACGGGCGGTCGCGCTGCACCTGCTGCGCTCCCGGGTCAGTGCGGACCTGGAGCGTCGGGTGGAATCCGATCTCGTCATCCAGCTGCTGGAGGGGACCGCCGACGCGCCCGCGGTGATCAGCAGGCTTGGCCTGCCCCGGGAGTGGTTCCGGGTGATCGCGCTCCAGGCGCACATCGCCGAGGAACGGCATGCCGCGATCCTGCTGGCCTTCGAACGCGCGACCACCGGTTTCGGCTGGTCACGGCCGGGACGGAGCGCGCTGTTCGGCAACACCCTGTACACGGTGCTGCCCTGCGACAACGATGCCAGGCCCGCCCTCGACTGGCTCGCCGCGATCGCGAACGTCCTGCCGCGGCGGGTCACCGTGCTCGCCGGCGTCGGCGGCCCCGCGGGGCCCGCCCAGCTGGCCGCGAGCAGGCAGGAGGCCGACGAGAGCCTCGCCCTCCGGGCGGTACGGCCCGCCGGCGCCCCGGCGGTCGTCTACGACGAGGCGTGGGACGAGATCCTGCTGCAACGCCTCCGGGCCGCCGCCGCCGCGGGGCGCACCCCCGCCCGCGGGCCGGTCGCCGAGCTGACCCGGCATGACTCCGAGCAGGGCACCCGGTACATCGAGACGTTGCGCGCGTGGCTGGAGGCACAGGGGGATCTGGCCGTCGCCGCCGGCCGCCTCAGTGTCCACCCGAACACCGTCCGCTACCGGCTGCGGAAGATGGCCGAGATCACGAACCTCCAGCTCGAACTGCCGGAGAAGCGGCTGGCCATGATCATCGCATTGGCCGTCGGCCGGTCCCAGGCCCCGCCTGGCGGATCCCTCCGTGACGAGGACCGGTCGGACGGTGCCTCGTAA
- a CDS encoding thioesterase II family protein, with protein MTETISADQCVWLRRQRVLAAPRLRLVCFPHAGGSPSVYRGWQDRLPADVELSAVCYPGRQNRINERPIDRMESLVDHVCQVLLTLADRPLALFGHSMGAVVAYEVAVRLAGEHGISPAALLVSAHAAPHLCASDARRIPIGDEQLAEQAAAADPALLRFPELMDLAMIALRADHDLLHAYRPAFTPQVAAPIVGYLGTDDRRVSHDEMRAWSRVAAEGFELRTFPGDHFYPVGAEAELVTDIVTRLGDVGASR; from the coding sequence ATGACCGAGACGATCTCGGCGGACCAGTGCGTGTGGCTGCGCCGGCAGCGTGTGCTCGCTGCGCCCCGGCTGCGCCTCGTCTGCTTCCCCCACGCAGGGGGTTCCCCGAGTGTCTACCGGGGATGGCAGGACCGGCTGCCCGCGGACGTCGAGCTGTCCGCCGTGTGCTACCCGGGTAGGCAGAACCGGATCAACGAGCGGCCGATCGACCGGATGGAATCCCTCGTCGACCATGTCTGCCAGGTACTCCTCACCCTGGCGGACCGGCCGCTCGCCCTGTTCGGGCACAGCATGGGCGCCGTGGTCGCGTACGAGGTCGCGGTCAGGCTCGCCGGAGAGCACGGGATCTCCCCGGCGGCGCTGCTGGTGTCCGCGCACGCGGCGCCGCACCTGTGCGCGAGCGACGCGCGGAGGATTCCCATCGGTGACGAGCAGCTCGCCGAGCAGGCCGCGGCCGCGGATCCGGCGCTGCTGCGCTTCCCTGAGCTGATGGACCTGGCGATGATCGCGTTGCGCGCGGATCACGACCTCCTGCACGCCTACCGGCCCGCGTTCACCCCGCAGGTCGCCGCTCCGATCGTCGGCTACCTGGGGACGGACGACCGGCGCGTGAGCCACGACGAGATGCGCGCCTGGAGCCGTGTCGCGGCCGAGGGGTTCGAGCTGCGGACCTTCCCCGGGGACCACTTCTATCCGGTGGGCGCGGAGGCGGAACTCGTCACCGACATCGTGACGCGCCTCGGCGACGTCGGCGCGTCGCGATGA
- a CDS encoding cytochrome P450 — MTPGTREAGAAIVIDDSPPVPLFVRRSSACPLDPAEEFTRLRAEEPVVRVTLSTGASAWMVTRYADARRVVADQWRFSSRAAVDGPIPPPEPPGGFPPPRPGFFSTYAPREHARVRGMLNAEFGARRLRALRPRIEAVADEQVEAVRRSWPRADLIADFALPVPARIFFELLGIPEPDRERLRRDVDILLDFTPRPREQAVAFAELDTYMSAFVSRCRRDPGDGDGLVGRLISSYGADLSDTEIAGIAAQLLLAGYATTAGAIGLGALLLLRHPDQAAALREGTADVGRAVEEVLRHLSVVSFGKVFTAEEDVTVGGQEIRAGEYVLCSLPSANHDAGLGPDADRFDITREPLPHLAFGHGARYCLGAELARLELRICVPRLLNRFPGLRLDVPFEELRFTPMNAAYSLESLPVSW; from the coding sequence ATGACTCCCGGCACGCGTGAGGCGGGCGCGGCCATCGTGATCGACGACAGCCCGCCGGTCCCGCTCTTCGTCCGCCGCTCCAGCGCCTGCCCCCTCGACCCGGCCGAGGAGTTCACCCGGTTGCGGGCCGAGGAGCCGGTGGTCCGGGTCACCCTCTCGACAGGGGCGAGCGCGTGGATGGTCACCCGCTACGCCGACGCCCGCCGCGTGGTCGCGGACCAGTGGCGGTTCAGTTCCAGGGCGGCGGTCGACGGCCCCATCCCGCCGCCGGAGCCTCCGGGAGGGTTCCCGCCGCCGCGCCCCGGTTTCTTCTCGACGTACGCTCCCCGCGAGCACGCGCGTGTCCGGGGGATGCTCAACGCGGAGTTCGGTGCCCGCCGGCTGCGGGCACTGCGCCCGCGCATCGAGGCCGTCGCCGACGAGCAGGTGGAGGCGGTACGCCGTTCCTGGCCCCGCGCCGACCTGATCGCGGACTTCGCACTCCCGGTTCCGGCGCGGATCTTCTTCGAGCTCCTCGGGATCCCCGAGCCCGACAGGGAGAGGCTGCGGCGCGACGTCGACATCCTCCTCGATTTCACACCGAGACCGCGGGAGCAGGCGGTCGCCTTCGCCGAGCTGGACACGTACATGAGCGCGTTCGTCTCCCGCTGCCGCCGCGATCCCGGCGACGGTGACGGTCTTGTCGGCAGGCTGATCTCGTCGTACGGCGCGGACCTCTCCGACACCGAGATCGCCGGGATCGCCGCCCAGCTGCTGCTCGCGGGATACGCGACGACCGCCGGTGCGATCGGACTGGGCGCCCTGCTCCTGCTGCGCCACCCCGACCAGGCGGCGGCGCTGCGCGAGGGCACCGCCGACGTTGGCCGCGCGGTCGAGGAGGTGCTCCGCCACCTGTCGGTGGTCTCCTTCGGCAAGGTCTTCACCGCCGAGGAGGACGTCACGGTCGGCGGCCAGGAGATCCGGGCGGGAGAGTACGTGCTGTGCTCCCTGCCGTCGGCCAACCACGACGCCGGCCTGGGGCCCGACGCCGACCGGTTCGACATCACCCGTGAGCCGCTGCCCCATCTCGCCTTCGGGCACGGCGCCCGCTACTGCCTGGGCGCCGAACTGGCCAGGCTGGAGTTGCGAATCTGCGTTCCCCGCCTGCTGAACCGCTTCCCCGGTCTACGGCTGGACGTCCCGTTCGAGGAACTCCGTTTCACCCCGATGAACGCGGCCTACAGCCTCGAATCACTGCCGGTGTCGTGGTAG
- a CDS encoding type I polyketide synthase: protein MKPTNADGADIAGAGVSGADIAVVGIACRFPGARGAAEYWRLIAEGRRGISELTLDELREGGASEARLADPALVPAGGILWDADRFDAAFFGYSAREAALMDPQQRMFLEAAWHALDDTGHAPGHFPGTIGVYAGQTLGTHRDRDRGAFLGTSADLLAAADDKDFLSTRASYKLGLTGPSITVQAACSTSLVAIHLACRALITHDCDMALAGGVSWTPLRRQGYLHQEGGVWSADGHVRSFDRDASGFVPADGLGIVALRRLGDALADGDRVYAVVAGSAVTNDGSDKLSYAAPGVRGQQAAVEAALAVSGVDPDTVAYVEAHGTATALGDAVEVTALTRAYRAAGATGSGYCRLGSVKSNIGHTDAAAGVAGFIKAALMVHHGRIPPSPVVSPHPNPEIDFETSPFRLAAAAEDWPLTDVPRRAAVSSFGIGGTNAHVILEEPPPRPPAAPAPGWQLVALSARDETALAEMAGSCADALHDVSDPEFADLARTLAVGRRHLPFRHAGVFRDRSHAVAELRGHATGGSAPASAVRTGNRDVVFMFPGGGTRYPGMGRELYREEPVFRAAVDECLDLLPDRSAAVRLRALWTDEPGTVPIAVPDEAVEAGDAVEADEVVEAGEVNEVVEAGAAGESDPSLALPAVFVMEIALARLLVARGVTPSLLMGHSLGEYAAACVAGVMSLRDALAIVCKRGELLASLHDGAMLAVPASEREVEPFLGEGVCLSVVNGPESCVLAGPAAYIAEVRELLDRRGITGRLLPLSTAAHSALVDPVLGEFRDFLARITLRAPSARLISGVTGTGDADFADPEYWVTHLRATVRFDAALDHVLAEGPKILVEVGPGTTLSAPVRARAGTDSVVVNVTRHPMEERADREVLLRALARLWEAGVEVDLPSLWPERRLRLPAVPYPFAPTVARPPDPVRAVDSAASNPERSSDGLYGITWKRAVEVPVADPGPAVREHRWILLSDSSSLAEAIIVKLEEHGATTVVVTPGRAFQRAAPDRITIDPGCGEDYERLLKTAEADATEPLRIVCLWGASLPSRICPPLGHVVGLARALSGRPQADLSLVTRGALEITGGERLDPREALTIGAAGPLRHELADARIRLVDLDPGDGKDHGARAAELLAELCRPSGEDPTGLRAGHRWLRRFEPLRVTRETGTRIRRGGTYMITGGTSGIGLRLAEHLAGTYSARLVLIGRGVSGEFPSHGSGASGEFPSYGFGGQDGEAMTALLAGRGDEILVRGADVADARRLKEVLDEARSRFGEIHGVIHAAGVPGGGMAEFLTEEDIAAALRAKTEGTATLVSVLREVGALPDFVALFSSLASFSGVPGLTCYGAANAFLDTFALCARRDGMPVLSINWDRWNGVGMARDMERRHRELTGEGLSGGLSPKEGVAAFERCLAALPLGQVVVSSQPPGSAGKAPRRVAVPAARPRPSQPRRPAVPPADGTEEWSPRELELLAVWQDVLGVDTIGRRDDFFLLGGHSLSALQVVQRCKERFGVQLSVKALFVAPTIEGLAKALAATRADGEEVSRADGGGETGAGGPRPVLERSDFP, encoded by the coding sequence TTGAAACCGACGAACGCGGACGGCGCCGACATCGCGGGTGCCGGCGTCTCGGGTGCCGACATCGCGGTCGTCGGCATCGCCTGCCGCTTTCCCGGCGCACGCGGCGCCGCCGAATACTGGCGCCTCATCGCCGAGGGCCGCCGGGGCATCTCCGAGCTCACTTTGGACGAGCTGCGGGAAGGCGGGGCGAGCGAGGCGCGCCTCGCCGATCCCGCGCTGGTTCCCGCCGGCGGCATCCTCTGGGACGCCGACCGGTTCGACGCCGCCTTCTTCGGCTACTCGGCGCGCGAGGCGGCCCTCATGGACCCGCAGCAGCGGATGTTCCTCGAAGCCGCCTGGCACGCCCTGGACGACACCGGTCACGCGCCCGGTCACTTCCCCGGCACCATCGGCGTCTACGCGGGGCAGACCCTCGGCACGCACCGCGACAGGGATCGCGGGGCCTTCCTCGGCACCTCCGCCGACCTCCTGGCGGCCGCCGACGACAAGGACTTCCTCTCCACCCGGGCCTCCTACAAGCTCGGCCTGACCGGGCCGAGCATCACCGTGCAGGCCGCCTGCTCCACCTCGCTCGTCGCGATCCACCTCGCCTGCCGGGCGCTCATCACCCACGACTGTGACATGGCCCTGGCCGGCGGGGTCTCCTGGACGCCGCTGCGCCGGCAGGGCTACCTCCACCAGGAGGGCGGTGTCTGGTCCGCCGACGGCCACGTCCGGTCCTTCGACCGCGACGCGTCGGGGTTCGTCCCCGCCGACGGCCTCGGGATCGTGGCACTGCGCAGGCTCGGGGACGCCCTGGCCGACGGCGACCGCGTCTACGCGGTGGTCGCCGGAAGCGCGGTCACCAACGACGGCTCGGACAAGCTCAGCTACGCGGCACCGGGCGTCCGCGGCCAGCAGGCCGCGGTGGAGGCCGCGCTCGCGGTGTCCGGCGTCGACCCGGACACCGTCGCCTACGTCGAGGCGCACGGAACGGCCACGGCGCTCGGAGACGCGGTGGAGGTCACCGCGCTGACCCGGGCCTACCGGGCGGCAGGGGCGACCGGGAGTGGGTACTGCCGGCTGGGCTCGGTGAAATCGAACATCGGGCACACCGACGCGGCAGCCGGAGTGGCCGGTTTCATCAAGGCCGCGCTGATGGTCCACCACGGCCGGATCCCGCCCAGCCCCGTCGTCTCGCCGCACCCCAACCCCGAGATCGACTTCGAGACGAGCCCGTTCCGCCTCGCGGCGGCGGCGGAGGACTGGCCGCTCACGGATGTCCCCCGCCGCGCGGCCGTCAGCTCCTTCGGCATCGGCGGCACCAACGCCCACGTGATCCTTGAGGAGCCGCCGCCGCGCCCGCCCGCCGCCCCGGCTCCCGGGTGGCAGCTCGTCGCGCTGTCCGCGCGTGACGAGACCGCCCTCGCCGAGATGGCCGGATCCTGCGCGGACGCCCTTCATGACGTCTCCGATCCCGAGTTCGCCGATCTCGCCCGTACCCTCGCGGTCGGCCGTCGCCATCTCCCCTTCCGCCACGCCGGAGTCTTCCGCGACCGTTCCCACGCCGTGGCGGAGCTGCGCGGGCACGCGACCGGCGGGTCCGCTCCCGCCTCCGCCGTCCGTACGGGCAACCGCGACGTGGTGTTCATGTTCCCGGGCGGAGGAACGCGGTATCCCGGGATGGGGCGCGAGCTCTACCGCGAGGAACCGGTCTTCCGCGCGGCCGTGGACGAGTGCCTGGACCTGCTGCCCGACCGTTCGGCCGCCGTGCGGTTGCGTGCCCTGTGGACGGACGAGCCCGGTACGGTGCCGATCGCCGTTCCGGACGAGGCGGTCGAGGCGGGCGATGCGGTCGAGGCGGACGAGGTGGTCGAAGCGGGAGAGGTGAACGAGGTGGTCGAAGCGGGCGCGGCGGGGGAGAGCGATCCCTCCCTGGCGCTGCCCGCCGTGTTCGTCATGGAGATCGCACTCGCCCGGCTCCTGGTGGCGCGGGGAGTGACTCCCTCCCTGCTGATGGGGCACAGCCTCGGTGAGTACGCGGCGGCCTGCGTCGCGGGTGTCATGTCGCTGCGCGACGCCCTCGCCATCGTGTGCAAACGTGGCGAGCTCCTGGCCTCGCTGCACGACGGGGCGATGCTGGCGGTTCCCGCCTCCGAGCGGGAGGTGGAGCCCTTTCTCGGAGAAGGGGTGTGCCTGTCGGTGGTCAACGGCCCGGAGTCCTGCGTGCTCGCCGGGCCCGCCGCGTACATCGCCGAGGTCAGGGAGCTGCTGGACCGGCGCGGGATCACCGGCCGCCTGCTGCCGCTCAGCACCGCCGCGCATTCGGCCCTGGTCGACCCCGTACTCGGGGAGTTTCGCGACTTCCTCGCCAGGATCACGCTGCGCGCTCCCTCGGCGCGCCTGATCTCAGGCGTGACGGGGACCGGTGACGCCGACTTCGCCGATCCGGAGTATTGGGTCACCCATCTGAGGGCGACGGTCAGGTTCGACGCCGCGCTCGACCATGTCCTGGCCGAAGGGCCGAAGATCCTCGTCGAGGTGGGTCCCGGCACGACGCTGAGCGCGCCGGTCCGGGCACGGGCGGGCACGGACTCGGTGGTCGTCAACGTCACCCGTCACCCGATGGAGGAGCGGGCCGACAGGGAGGTCCTGCTCCGCGCGCTGGCCCGGTTGTGGGAGGCGGGCGTCGAGGTCGACCTGCCCTCACTCTGGCCGGAGCGGCGGCTCCGGCTGCCCGCGGTGCCCTACCCCTTCGCACCCACCGTCGCGCGCCCGCCGGACCCGGTGCGCGCCGTGGACTCCGCGGCCTCCAACCCGGAACGCTCATCCGACGGCCTGTACGGAATCACCTGGAAACGGGCGGTGGAGGTGCCTGTGGCGGATCCGGGACCCGCGGTACGGGAGCACCGCTGGATCCTGCTCTCCGACTCGTCGTCCCTCGCCGAGGCGATCATCGTGAAGCTGGAGGAGCACGGGGCCACGACGGTCGTCGTCACCCCGGGACGCGCGTTCCAGCGTGCGGCCCCGGACCGGATCACGATCGACCCCGGGTGCGGGGAGGACTACGAAAGGCTCCTGAAGACCGCGGAGGCCGACGCGACCGAACCGCTGCGAATCGTCTGCCTCTGGGGAGCGTCGCTGCCCTCGCGGATCTGCCCGCCGCTGGGCCACGTCGTCGGCCTGGCCCGTGCCCTGAGCGGCCGGCCGCAGGCCGATCTCTCCCTTGTCACCAGGGGTGCCCTGGAGATCACCGGAGGCGAGCGGCTCGACCCGCGCGAGGCCCTCACGATCGGAGCCGCGGGACCGCTCCGCCACGAGCTGGCTGACGCGCGCATCCGGCTCGTGGACCTGGACCCCGGTGACGGAAAGGACCACGGAGCCCGAGCCGCGGAGCTCCTCGCCGAGCTCTGCCGCCCTTCGGGCGAGGACCCGACCGGCCTGCGGGCAGGACACCGCTGGCTGCGCCGGTTCGAGCCGCTGCGGGTGACGCGGGAAACGGGCACCCGGATACGCCGGGGCGGGACCTACATGATCACCGGGGGGACGAGCGGGATCGGGCTGCGGCTGGCCGAGCATCTCGCGGGCACGTACTCGGCACGACTCGTCCTGATCGGGCGCGGAGTATCCGGGGAGTTCCCGTCGCACGGTTCCGGAGCGTCCGGGGAGTTTCCGTCGTACGGTTTCGGAGGTCAGGACGGCGAGGCGATGACGGCTCTCCTCGCGGGCCGGGGAGACGAGATCCTGGTGCGCGGCGCGGACGTCGCCGACGCCCGGCGCCTGAAGGAGGTTCTCGACGAGGCACGGTCGCGGTTCGGCGAGATCCACGGAGTGATCCACGCCGCCGGTGTGCCGGGGGGCGGCATGGCGGAGTTCCTGACCGAGGAGGACATCGCCGCCGCGCTGCGTGCCAAGACCGAGGGGACCGCCACCCTGGTCTCCGTCCTGCGGGAGGTCGGCGCGCTTCCCGATTTCGTCGCGCTGTTCTCCTCGCTGGCCTCGTTCTCCGGGGTTCCCGGCCTCACCTGCTACGGGGCGGCCAACGCCTTCCTCGACACGTTCGCCCTCTGCGCGCGGCGCGACGGCATGCCGGTGCTGTCGATCAACTGGGACCGCTGGAACGGGGTGGGAATGGCCCGTGACATGGAACGGCGCCACCGTGAGCTCACCGGCGAGGGTCTGAGCGGCGGGTTGAGCCCCAAGGAGGGGGTCGCGGCCTTCGAGAGGTGCCTGGCGGCCCTTCCGCTGGGGCAGGTGGTCGTCTCCTCCCAGCCGCCGGGGAGCGCGGGGAAGGCGCCGCGGCGGGTCGCCGTACCCGCCGCCCGGCCACGACCTTCTCAGCCGCGTCGCCCCGCCGTGCCACCCGCCGACGGCACCGAGGAGTGGAGCCCTCGCGAGCTGGAGCTCCTGGCCGTCTGGCAGGACGTGCTCGGCGTCGACACGATCGGGAGGCGCGATGACTTCTTCCTCCTGGGCGGGCATTCGCTGAGCGCGCTGCAGGTGGTCCAGCGCTGCAAGGAACGATTCGGGGTTCAGCTCTCCGTCAAGGCACTGTTCGTCGCTCCGACGATCGAGGGCCTGGCGAAGGCACTCGCCGCGACGCGGGCGGACGGAGAGGAAGTCTCCCGGGCCGATGGCGGGGGAGAGACCGGGGCGGGTGGTCCGCGCCCGGTTCTCGAAAGGAGCGATTTCCCATGA